The region CACGTCGAAGACCCCTTCGAAGACCGAATCCTGTACGTCCTCCACGTACGCTGGCGGGTGACCGACTCCCGCGTTGTTGACGAGCACGTCGAGTTCGTGTTCCGCGACCACGGCGTCCACGAGGGTCGAGAACGACTCGGCGTCCGTCACGTCGAGTTCGAAGAACTCCGCGTCGTCGCCGTCGTCCGCGATGTCCGCAACCGTCTCCGGTCCCGTCTCCTCGTTCACGTCGGTGCAGATGACGAACGCACCCTCCCTCGCACACCGCTTGGCCGTCGCTTCTCCGATACCCTGTCCCGCACCCGTGACGAACACTGTTTTATTTTCGAGCCGCATACGTAACGACTGTCAGCTGAATACTTGGTTCTTTTTATGGTTGGAAGAAACAGGTGCCCCAATCGTTCCGCGTCGCTCGAACGGGTCCCTACAGTTCGAGGAGTTCGACCGCGTTCCCGTCGGGGTCCCGGAGGAAGCAAATCCGCGTCCCGCTGCCGGTCGTCTGCGGTTCGCTGATGGTTTCCACGTCCTCGGGCAGGGTCGCGTAGACTTGCTCGATGTCGTCCGTCCGTAGTCCGAGGTGTTTCGCGCCGGTTTCGTACACGTCACGGGCGCGGCCGTCGTCCGCGTCGTCCGTGCGGTCCGCGACACTGGTCTCGTTCCCCTCGTCCGAATTGCCCGCATCGCCGTCGTCCCTCTCGTACTCGATGAGTTCGACGCGGGCCGTCTCGCCCCCGAGTTGGGCGAAGCGGCCGGTTATGGAAGTTGCAAGGCTAAAACCCCGTCCTTTAGGGCGGGGATACAGCCGACAACTCCTACCCTATCCACCACCAATAGCAAGGTCGGATATTCAACGCTACCGACACTATTAAGAGAACGAGCTTCATAACCAGTTATGAAGCCAGAAAATGAGTCGAACCGTCCGAACCTTCGAGGCCACGATTGCGAACCAGCGACAGGTTCGTGACGACCTCGACCAACTCGGATGGGCCGCCTCAAAACTCTGGAACGTCGGTCGCTACTACACGCAAGAACAGTGGGACGAAACGGGCGAGATTCCCGATGACGGGGAACTCAAAGCCGAACTCAAAGGCCACGAACGCTACACGGACTTGCATTCGCAATCCAGTCAGCGCGTTCTCGAAGAACTCGCTGAAGCGTTCAACGGCTGGTTCGGCAAGCGTCGGAACGGCGACGACCGTGCCCGACCGCCCGGCTACCGCAAAAACGGAGACTCCCACCCGCGTTCAACCGTGTCGTTCAAAGTGGCTGGCTTCAAGCACGACGCACAGTTCACCCGTGTTCGCCTCTCGAAAGGCCGCAACCTCAAAGAACACCGCTCGGACTTCATCCTGTGCGAGTACCAGACGCGCCCGGATGTTGACCTGACCGAGTGGGACATTCAACAGGTTCGCGCCGTCTACAAACGCGACGAGTGGCGGTTACAATTCGTCTGTCGCACCACTATCGACCCGGAACCGCCGGGTGACGAGGTGGCTGGTGTTGACCTTGGGATTTGCAACTTTGCCGCTATCTCGTTTGGTGGTGAGTCGGTTTTGTATCCGGGTGGCGCACTCAAAGAAGACGAATACTACTTCACAAAGAAGAAAGCCAAGTGCGACGATTCGTCGTCCCGGGAGGCTACTCGTCTCGACCGGACACGGACGGGTCGTCGGACGCACTTCTTGCACGTACTCTCGAAAGCGATTGTTGAGGAGTGCGTCGAACGAGGTGTCGGTAGACTTGTCGTTGGCGACCTCGGCGGCCTCCGAGAAGACGATGAGAACGGCGAGTCTCGGAACTGGGGCGACCACGGTAATCTCGACTTGCACGGGTGGGCGTTCGACCGCTTCACGACGCTACTCGACTATAAGGCAGAAGCCGAGGGTATCGACGTGGAGTTGGTGTCAGAACGCGATACGTCGAAGTCGTGTTCGTGTTGTGGTCACACGGACGATAACCAGCGGGTTGAACGCGGGTTGTACGTGTGTGAGACGTGCGATACGGTTGCGAACGCGGACGTGAACGGCGCGGAGAACATTCGGCAAAAGGTACTCCCGAGTCTCGCCATAGACGGCGGAGATAGGGATAACGGCTGGTTGGCACAGCCAGCGGTTCACCTGTTCGACCGTAGTGAGGGTGTTTTCGCCCCACGAGAACAGGTCGTGAACCGCGAACCGTAATATCCCAACGCGGTCGGGAATCCTCGCCCTTCAGGGCGGGGAGGATGTCAACGGTCCGCTCCCGATGGCCGTTGCGAGCGCGTCGTCAGAGAGCGTGTAGCGGTCGAGCAGCTCCAATCCGAGCACGTCGCTGTAGAATTCGACCGCGCGGTCGAGGTCCGAGACGGAGATTCCGTGGTGGTGCACGCTGGGGTGTGCCATACTGTTCCCTTCTCGCCCGCGTTCAAAGGTCTTCGTCTCCCGCGGTTCCTTCCCCTTTCGTTCCCGTCAGTCCCGGCTTTCGAGGTGGAACTTCTGGACCTTCCCGGTCGTCGTCCGCGGTAACTCCTCCACGAACTCGACCTCGCGGGGATGTTTGTACGCCGCGAGTCGTTCGAGACAGTACTCCCGCACGTCTTCCGGCGTCGCGTCCGCGTCCGGTTCGGGGACGATGAAAGCCTTGACCGTCTCGTTCCGGCGCTCGTCGGGAATGCCGACGACGGCGGCGTCTGCCACGGCCGGGTGTTCGAAGAGGAGTTCCTCGACTTCGCGCGGATAGACGTTGTACCCTGCCGTGTTTATCATGTGCTTCTTGCGGTCCACGACGAAGAAGAAGCCGTCCTCGTCGGCGTAGCTGATGTCGCCCGTGTGGAACCAGCGCTTTCCGTCTGCCTCGGTGAACGCTTCCGCGTTCGCCTCGGGGCGCTCGTAATACCCCGTCATCACGTTCGGTCCCGCGACGACGAGTTCGCCGGTTATCTCGTCGAGGTCCACGCTTCCCTCCTCGACGGGGCCGCGTTCCACCGGCGGTCGCTCGTCGAACGCGTCATCGACGATGCGGGCGGACACGCCGTCGAGCGGTCTGCCGATACTGCCCGGTCGCCGCTCCCCGGCGTGGTTCGCGTGCGTGACGGGACTCGTCTCGGTCAGGCCGTAGCCCTCGTGCAGTTCGACGTCGAACCGTTCCTCGAACGCCCGGCGGACCTCTTCGGGCAGGCCGCTTCCGCCGGAGTTGGCGAATCGGATCGATGAGAGGTCGAACTTCGTGTCTTCGGGCAGACCCGCGAGGTCGTTGTACATCGCGGGAACGGCGTGGACCAGCGTTAACTCCGCTTCCTCGATGAGGGATGCGGCCGCCTCCGCGTCCCACGCCGGTAGCGGGTAGTAACTTCCGCCGTCGAACAGGGTTGCGTTCATCGTCACCGTCATGCCGTAGATGTGGAACAGCGGAAGGACGCCGAGGTGGCGGTCCGTCGGTCGGATTCCGTCCGGGATGGGGTTCGTCGAGGCGTTCGCATCCCACGCGAGGTTGTGGTGCGTGAGGAGGACGCCCTTCGGCGTTCCCGTCGTTCCCGAGGTATAGGGTTGGACGGCGACGTCCTCGTCCGCTCGGTCGGCGATGGGACGCGTTTCGTCGGCGAGGAATGCCTCGAACCGAA is a window of Haladaptatus paucihalophilus DX253 DNA encoding:
- a CDS encoding long-chain-fatty-acid--CoA ligase, producing the protein MNLVHHVADAAAERGEAPALVYDGQETSYEAFWTRTGRFAAGLAEREIGAGDRVAIYLPNLPQFVTAFHGTLRAGGVVVPMNPQYKRRELRHLLGDSGAKAVVTLPDLVQHVDAVREETDVEAVVTVGEGDGDVRFEAFLADETRPIADRADEDVAVQPYTSGTTGTPKGVLLTHHNLAWDANASTNPIPDGIRPTDRHLGVLPLFHIYGMTVTMNATLFDGGSYYPLPAWDAEAAASLIEEAELTLVHAVPAMYNDLAGLPEDTKFDLSSIRFANSGGSGLPEEVRRAFEERFDVELHEGYGLTETSPVTHANHAGERRPGSIGRPLDGVSARIVDDAFDERPPVERGPVEEGSVDLDEITGELVVAGPNVMTGYYERPEANAEAFTEADGKRWFHTGDISYADEDGFFFVVDRKKHMINTAGYNVYPREVEELLFEHPAVADAAVVGIPDERRNETVKAFIVPEPDADATPEDVREYCLERLAAYKHPREVEFVEELPRTTTGKVQKFHLESRD
- a CDS encoding VOC family protein; its protein translation is MAHPSVHHHGISVSDLDRAVEFYSDVLGLELLDRYTLSDDALATAIGSGPLTSSPP
- a CDS encoding VOC family protein, coding for MYPRPKGRGFSLATSITGRFAQLGGETARVELIEYERDDGDAGNSDEGNETSVADRTDDADDGRARDVYETGAKHLGLRTDDIEQVYATLPEDVETISEPQTTGSGTRICFLRDPDGNAVELLEL
- a CDS encoding RNA-guided endonuclease InsQ/TnpB family protein, with the protein product MSRTVRTFEATIANQRQVRDDLDQLGWAASKLWNVGRYYTQEQWDETGEIPDDGELKAELKGHERYTDLHSQSSQRVLEELAEAFNGWFGKRRNGDDRARPPGYRKNGDSHPRSTVSFKVAGFKHDAQFTRVRLSKGRNLKEHRSDFILCEYQTRPDVDLTEWDIQQVRAVYKRDEWRLQFVCRTTIDPEPPGDEVAGVDLGICNFAAISFGGESVLYPGGALKEDEYYFTKKKAKCDDSSSREATRLDRTRTGRRTHFLHVLSKAIVEECVERGVGRLVVGDLGGLREDDENGESRNWGDHGNLDLHGWAFDRFTTLLDYKAEAEGIDVELVSERDTSKSCSCCGHTDDNQRVERGLYVCETCDTVANADVNGAENIRQKVLPSLAIDGGDRDNGWLAQPAVHLFDRSEGVFAPREQVVNREP